The Bos mutus isolate GX-2022 chromosome 12, NWIPB_WYAK_1.1, whole genome shotgun sequence genome includes a window with the following:
- the GAS6 gene encoding growth arrest-specific protein 6, with protein MPPGPAAALGTALLLLLLASESAHTVMLRAREAAQFLRPRQRRAYQVFEEAKQGHLERECVEELCSREEAREVFENDPETEYFYPRYLECINKHGSPYQKNPAFVTCVQKLPDQCSPDPCNKKGTHVCQDLMGNFYCQCRDGWAGRLCDRDVNECSQENGGCSQICYNQPGSFQCACHGGYMLSPDSRTCLDVDECVDAGACGAARCQNLPGSYSCVCDEGYVFSSQEKGCQDTDECMEERCEQVCANSPGSYTCYCDGRGGLKLSQDMSTCEDILPCVPFNVAKSVNSLYLGRMFSAMPVIKLLFKRLQPTRLVAEFDFRTFDPEGILFFAGGHRDSTWIVLGLRAGRLELQLRYQGVGRVTSSGPVINHGSWQTISVEELERNLVIKVNKDAVMKIAVAGDLFQLDRGLYHLNLTVGGIPFQEKDLVHPMNPRLDGCLKSWHWLDGEDTAVQETVKANVKMQCFSVTERGSFFPGSGFAFFHLDYARTSPAGGMKTTWAVEAVARVRPAADTGVLLALVGDHQAVALSVALVDYHSTKKLKKQLVVLAVEGVTLVLMEIKVCDGQEHVVTISVNKDRATLEVDGTQGQSEVSPAGLQEQLAILGRHLEGSVLTFIGGLPDVPVTSAPVTAFFRGCMTLEVNRKALDLDEAAYKHSDITSHSCPPVEPAA; from the exons atGCCGCCCGGACCCGCCGCCGCCCTGGGCACcgcgctgctgctgctcctgctggccTCCGAGTCGGCGCACA CCGTGATGCTGCGGGCGCGCGAGGCGGCGCAGTTCCTGAGGCCCAGGCAGCGCCGCGCCTACCAGGTCTTCGAGGAGGCCAAGCAGGGCCACCTGGAGAGGGAGTGCGTGGAGGAGCTGTGCAGCCGGGAGGAGGCCCGCGAGGTGTTCGAGAACGACCCCGAGACG GAGTACTTTTATCCAAGGTACTTGG AATGCATCAATAAACATGGATCTCCGTACCAAAAGAACCCAGCTTTCGTCACCTGTGTGCAAA AGCTGCCTGACCAGTGCTCTCCAGACCCCTGCAATAAGAAGGGGACCCATGTTTGCCAGGACCTCATGGGCAACTTCTACTGCCAGTGCAGAGACGGCTGGGCAGGGCGACTTTGCGACAGGG ATGTCAACGAGTGCAGCCAGGAGAACGGGGGTTGCAGCCAAATATGCTACAACCAGCCGGGCAGCTTCCAGTGTGCCTGCCACGGGGGCTACATGCTCTCCCCAGACAGTCGGACCTGCCTCG ACGTAGACGAATGTGTGGACGCGGGCGCCTGCGGGGCGGCGCGGTGCCAgaatctgccaggctcctactCCTGTGTCTGCGACGAGGGCTACGTGTTCAGTTCACAGGAGAAGGGCTGCCAAG ACACGGACGAGTGCATGGAGGAGCGCTGCGAGCAGGTCTGCGCCAACTCCCCCGGGAGCTACACCTGCTACTGCGACGGGCGCGGGGGCCTGAAGCTGTCCCAGGACATGAGCACGTGCGAG GACATCCTGCCCTGTGTGCCCTTCAACGTGGCCAAGAGCGTGAACTCCCTGTACCTGGGCCGCATGTTCAGCGCAATGCCCGTGATCAAACTGCTCTTCAAACGGCTGCAGCCCACGAG ACTGGTGGCTGAGTTCGACTTCAGGACCTTCGACCCCGAGGGCATCCTGTTCTTCGCTGGAGGCCACCGGGACAGCACCTGGATCGTGCTGGGCCTGCGGGCTGGCCGGCTGGAGCTGCAGCTCCGCTACCAGGGCGTGGGCCGCGTCACCAGCAGCGGGCCTGTCATCAACCACGGCTCATGGCAGACG ATCTCTGTCGAGGAGCTTGAGCGGAACCTGGTGATCAAGGTGAACAAGGACGCTGTGATGAAGATCGCCGTGGCTGGGGACCTGTTCCAGCTGGACAGAGGACTGTACCATCTGAACCTGACCGTGGGGGGCATCCCCTTCCAGGAGAAAGACCTCGTGCATCCT ATGAACCCGCGTCTGGACGGCTGCCTGAAGAGCTGGCACTGGCTGGATGGTGAGGACACCGCCGTCCAGGAGACGGTCAAGGCGAACGTGAAGATGCAGTGCTTCTCTGTGACCGAGAGAGGGTCCTTCTTCCCTGGGAGTGGGTTTGCCTTCTTCCACCTGGATTACG CACGGACGTCCCCTGCCGGCGGGATGAAGACCACCTGGGCAGTGGAGGCCGTGGCTCGGGTCCGCCCTGCCGCGGACACCGGGGTGCTGCTTGCGCTGGTGGGCGACCACCAGGCCGTGGCCCTCTCCGTGGCGCTGGTCGACTACCACTCCACCAAAAAGCTCAAGAAGCAG CTGGTCGTCCTGGCCGTGGAGGGCGTCACCTTGGTCCTGATGGAGATCAAGGTCTGCGATGGCCAGGAGCACGTGGTGACCATCTCTGTGAATAAGGACAGGGCCACCCTGGAGGTGGATGGCACCCAGGGCCAGAGTGAAGTGAGCCCAGCGGGGCTGCAGGAGCAGCTGGCCATCCTCGGGAGACACCTGGAGGGCTCCGTGCTCACCTTCATCGGGGGGCTGCCAG ACGTGCCCGTGACCTCGGCTCCGGTCACGGCCTTCTTCCGCGGCTGCATGACGCTGGAGGTCAACCGGAAGGCGCTGGACCTGGACGAAGCCGCCTACAAGCACAGCGACATCACGTCCCACTCCTGCCCTCCCGTCGAGCCCGCCGCCTAG